The Thermococcus henrietii genome segment CTCTTCAGCATTCCCGAGGAGTAACCGCTTACCCGCTTGTCAAGGAACGGTTTTACCTCAAAGAGCTCCGCCACGCGCTCTACTTCCTCTTCACATGCCCCCTTGCTCTCCGCAAAGAGACTTAGCCATTCCCTGCCCGTTGTAAACTGCGGAAACGCCGGCGGGTCGTAGGCGACGCCGAAGCGGGCCTTGACTTTCCAGTTGTTCCAGGGACTTTCTCCGAACACCTTTATCTCTCCGGAGCTGGGGCGGTAAACGCCGGTGGCGAGCTTAAGAAAGGTGCTCTTTCCGCCACCGTTGGGGCCGAGGATTAGCGTTATCCCCCCCGGAATGCTAACCGTAACCCCGTCAAGTGCGTGGATGCTCCCGAAGTATTTCTTCAAATTCTTCACCTCGATAATCATTCCCTCCACCTCCAGACCACGAGCGATAGGAGGAGCGCGAAGGCGGAGCCGCTTAGATAGAGGGTGTTTTGAACCTCCTTGGTTGGGTAATTCTTAATGAAGCGGAGGGCGCAGGTTAGCTTTCCTGTTCCGTTGTTGACTATCAGATAGTCTCCCTCGTGGGGGAGAACAAACTGGTAGGTTAGGTGTTCGTAGACGCTCTCCCTGCTCACGAGGTTACCCGTCAGTACATCATAGACCACAATGACCCCATTGCCGCTACAGGAAGCCTCAACGAGGGAACTCGTTGGAGTGTGCACTGTTACTGTGCTGAGACTTGTAACGTTTCCTCGATGCTCCGTGGGTTGGAGAAACACCGGTCCAATTGAGCCGACCTCGTCCTCATAGGGGTTGTAAACCCATAAAGAACCGATGGTGAGCATGAGCATTGCAGAGAGCAGGACAGCCCAGAACCTCACACCACATCCCTCCTTCTGATGAGAACCCACGAGAGGGCAAAGAGCGCCAGCGGAACGAGAAGGCCCCAGCCGATGTATTGAACCGTGAACGGTGTGAAGTCGGTGCTACCGCTCCTGGAGATGGCGTTGATGAAAAGCTGGGGAGGCAATTTAGAAACTCCAGTCACTCGGGGCGCATATATCACAGCGAAGCCGGCCATGAAGGCAAGGAACGCATTTGGAGATGCCAGTGAAGTCAGCGTGGCAACGGCTATCAAGTAGAGGACTAAAAAAGTCACCAAGGCCAACGCATCGCCAATGAAATCAGATGTTATTCCAGGAAGATAACCGGCTATGCTTGCATAGGTTGTTACAGTGACATAAGCAAAGGGTAGAAGTACCATTGTGAATCCGTAGATGAGGAGGGAGAGGAGTTTGACTCCAAATATTTCCGTGTTTGAGTATGGAAGCGAGTAAACCGAGAGTGCAACTCTACTGTCCCGGTCGTAGCGGAAGGTTAAAGCTCCGAGGAGTAGAATTAGAAAGCTCAGGAGAGTCCAGGCATCATC includes the following:
- a CDS encoding ABC transporter ATP-binding protein, giving the protein MIIEVKNLKKYFGSIHALDGVTVSIPGGITLILGPNGGGKSTFLKLATGVYRPSSGEIKVFGESPWNNWKVKARFGVAYDPPAFPQFTTGREWLSLFAESKGACEEEVERVAELFEVKPFLDKRVSGYSSGMLKRLSLAQAFIGKPELVFLDEPLANIDFDSMEKVIEIIEDTRGKTNFVIISHIWEPLMPIVDWVVVIGNGKLVLSGRAEEVQEEVERLFKPHIRRKRGGSTEAPSPSGQEGPHPANG